AACCTCCGAGTTTCAGAAAGGCAATTTTTTCAGCCTTGCGGCCGCCGTCCCGGACTTGGCGGAGCCTACTTTTGCGCCGCCGTGTTGGTAGCGGCCATGAGGAAGCGCAAGGGCGGCACCGGCTGCTGCCGCGGGGACAGACCGGCGTGGCGAAACAACGCATCGAGCTTGTCGGCGGCCACGCCGACAACGATGGGAATGAAGTTCGACTGGCTGGCCAGCGCATAGGCGGCGGCAGACGCCATGCCGCGCTCGGCCTTCACATCGAGGAAATTGCGCAGCCGGTATTTGTCACGCACATGCCGCTCGTGCTTGCGCAGCAGGGCCTTGGAGCCTTCCGGCAGGCTGTCGATCTCGAGCAGTGCCAGATCCGCATCGGCGAGGCGCTTCAGATCCTGTGTCTTGTGGCGCCCGCTCAACGAATCGGCGCGCACGATCGCGCCATAGCCGCAGGAACGGATGACCTTGAAGCGTGCGCCAAGGGCAAAGGCGCGAGCGTAGAGTTCGTAATCTTCGCCGAGACGCAGGTTCTCGTCGTAACGCAGCCCATGCCTGTCGAGGAAAGCTCTTGATATCACCGGCTTGAGAAAGCCGAGTTCGCCGCGCTGGACACGCCGTCTGGAGATGTTGCCCTCGATGAATCGCTCGAAGTCGAGGAATTCCGGGTCCGCCGAAAAGGACGGGGCGACGATCTTCGAGACATCGGTCGCCGTATCGTCACGGATCAGCATGATGTTGTCGGCGGCGAAATCCCAGTCGGCGCTGGCAAACAGCTGGCGAAACCGTCCCTGAAGGAAGAAATCGTCGGCGTCGAGAATGCTGATGAAAGGTGATTTCGACCCGGCAATGGCGGTATTGCGGGCGAAGGACGGGCCGCGATTGGCGTCGAGCCGGATGACCGAAAGCCGGCCGCTGCCATCGTCGGCAGCGCTGGCCACCTTTGCGGTGTCATCGGTGGAGGCGTCGTCGACGACGACGACTTCCGCCACCTCCGGCTCGCGCAGCGCCGAGGCGATGGCTGCGGGAATGGTCCGGGCCGCGTTGCGCGCCGCGATGATCACGCAGACCCGGGATTCTGTCATGGACATAGGGTGGCCTTTCGATTGCATAAAGTGTCGCGAGGCCCCTCGCCCTCCCGGCGCGCGGCGCCGGACCCCGATCCATCCCCCGATCCATCCCCAGCGGATCGGGACGGAACGTTATCTGCCTGCTGCATGACGACCCTCATCGTCACCGGCTTTCCCGCTCGAAAATCCGCCGGCTGAGGTCGGCTGACGCGGCCCAGCCGGCCTCGGTCAGATAGCGGACAGGTTCGCGGCCGCACAATTCCCACAAAACGGTGCGCCGTTGCGGCCATCTGAGCGACGACAGCCACGGCGCGATGACCATGTGGAACAGGTCTTCATTGCCGATGCGTGAGAGGATCCTGGTGGCCCGATCCGACAGCAGCGTGCCGGCGCCACCAAGCACCACATCGGCGGCGCGCAGGCCCAGCAGCAGGGTGTCAGCCAGCCCCTGCTCGGCCGCGTAGTCGAGCACAGTCTGCTGCTCGGCCTCGCTCAGCCGACCGGCAGCGGCCCGGACATCGCAGACATAGCCCGCGCACGGCTCGCGGTTGAACAGCGCCTTTGCGACACTGATGCAGGACAGAAGCAAAGTGTCGGAGGCCGAGATGAACGGCACGCTGGAGCCGGCGATCGCAAGCGCGCGCTTGCGGCGCAGGAACCCTTCCGTATCGCGCGGGCTGGGCGATCCCGGCTGCTGGAGCCGGTAATGGAGATCGACGGTGGACAATTTCCGACCTTGGCTGCGAACCATGTGCTGCTCGCCCAGAAAGCGCACCCACCAGACGGAGCGGGACTTGCCGGCGACCTCGTAGCCGATCGAGCGCAGCGCATCACGAGCTCTAAAGAAGCCGGCCGGCGACACCAATATGTCGACATCTCCGGACGGCTTCATGAAATGGTCGCCATAGAGCAGTTGCTGCTGGAGGGGGCCCTTCAGGAAGACGAAATCGATGCTGCTGCCGCGCAGCGCCTTGTCGATGGCCATCGAATCCATGATGCCGGACGAGTTCATCGCAATCGTGCGCCGGCGATAAGTGTCGAGCCACTCGAGCAATCCCGGCGGCGTCTCGCCCGCCGGTGGGCGCGACAGCGCCTTCAGCATGAAGGTGGCGACCTTGTTCAGCCTGGCGATATCGCAAACATCGGCAACGGAGATGGCCGGTGCAGGCGCGGCGCTGGGGCTCGCCCTGGAGGCGAAGAACAGCCGCAGGCAAGCCTGCACATAGGCCACTTCGTCGGCGCAGCCAGCGGCGCGCAACCTTTCGAAGGTCCCTTCCTGCAATGCCATATGCTGCAGCATCTCCGCAAAAAATTCGCCAGGCGCGTTATATTGCAACTGCGAAGCAAAGCATCGCCAAATTCATGCGCCGCGTCCAGTTTTTCCTTTGGCGCCAATTTTCCTGCAACCTGAACGTTTCGCAACACAGTCCTACAACGAGATGCAAGGCGCCGCCTGATCGGGGCTTGTGGCGGGTACGTCAGCAACAATTTTGTGGGAATGCGCCAGCGCCCAAGTGAGGAGCATTCGAAGGAAAACTTAACGTAATTAAATCAGATACTTAGTTGATGGCCTCGGACACTCTGCTGAATTCTCCTGGGATGTGAAAATGCAAAGCGCTTTGATCACCATTGAAGGGAGTCGCAACCGAGAATTGATTAACGGCTGGTAAATCAGGCTTGACTCATAAATGCTGCCATGCAGCTATTGCGGTGCAGCAATAGCTCGCTGCCGGCAATCGACAGGCCGCTTCCAGTCCACAAGTGGAGAGTAAATTGGAACAGAATGTTGAAAAGCATGAGTACGAAACCCCTAGCCTGACGGTCCACGGCTCGATCGAGACCATCACGCAAGGCGGTAGCGGTACTACGGCACTCGACGCCTCGTTTCCGGCACATACGCCGGTCGGCGAACTCACCTTCTCCTGAGTATTCTCTCGTTGGGGTGACAAAGTCCGGACTCTGCAAACAGAGCGCACTAAGGAGAGTCGGGGGTCAAACCCCGGCTCTCGCGTCTTTGTCCGGAATTGCCGAAGCGTTGGTTGTGAGCGAGGTTTAGGATGGACTGGAACCCCACGGACCATGATCGGATGAGCGCGAGCAAGGATGCCGTGGCCTGCGAATTCGGCAACGGCCTGGCGCTGCTCGATATGAGGTCCAACATCTATTACAGCCTGAACAGCGTCGGCGCCTTTATCTGGGAGCTGATCCAGGAGCCGCGGCCGATTTCCGAAATCCGCAGCGCCGTGCTGGATCGCTACAATGTCGATCCGGAACGCTGCAAGGCCGATGTCGATGGATTGTTGAAGGGCTTGGCGGACGCCGGGCTTGCGAGGCTCCATGATGAGGAACTTGTCTAGAGCTTTCTCACTGAGCGGGCCGGAGATGCTCTTTCTCGCCCACTGCCTTGCGGTGGTCGTGGCGGTGCGGCTGGGGCTGACGCTGCTTTCCTACAACAAAGTGCGCCGCATGGTGACCCGGCTCGACGCGCGCGAACCAGCCGACATCGGCGATCTCAGGCGTGTCGCCTGGGGCGTGGCTGCGGCTGCCCGCCTGGTGCCTGGCGCAAGCTGTCTGACCCAAGCGCTTTCCGGCCAATATTTGCTTGCCCGCCAGGGCAACGCCTCAAAAATCCGCATCGGCATCGAGCGCGATACCGGCACCGAGTTGAAGGCGCATGCCTGGCTGGTCAGCGGCGACCATATCGTGCTCGGCGGCTCGCTTGGCAGGTTTAACCATCTCGTCGACCACGGCCAGTGAGCGATGAGCGGCGTCGCCGGAATTCTGCTGAGGCAGGAAGGCAAGCCGGCCGCCGCGGCCGACATCCAGCGCATGCTTGCCCGCATGCAACATCGCGCGCCTGACGGCAGTTCGTGGTGGATGGACGAGGGCGTCGTTCTTGGCCACGCCTGGCTCAACACCACCGATGAAGCCGGCCCCGGCCCGCTGACCATGGCCGGCGGCAAGCTCGCGATCACCGCGGACTGCCGGCTGGACAATCGCGACGAATTGCTGGCCAGGCTTGGCATCAGGGACAGTTCGGTTGCCGACGCCGTGCTGTTGATGCGCGCCTATCTGCGCTGGGGCGAAGCCTGCCCCGAGCATCTGCAAGGCGACTTCGCCTTTGCCATCTGGGATGGCGAGCGCCGGCAGCTGTTTTGCGTGCGCGACCATTTCGGCGTCAAACCGTTCTACTATCATTCGAGCGACCGGCGCTTCGTCTTTGCCTCGGAGATCGGGCCGATCCTCGATGTCGGCGGCGTCGACATGCGCATCAGCGAACACCAGATTTCCGGCTTCCTCGCCGGGCTGCCCGACGATCCGCAATCGACAGCCTATGCCGATATCTTCCGCCTGCCGGCGCGCCACAGTCTGACCGTGACCGGCAAACAGGTGGTGCTGCGTCGCTACTGGCAGATCGAACCCTCGCCAAGGCCGATGCGATCGGATACGGTCGAGGAATTCCGGCATCTGTTCTCGCAATCGGTCCGCAACCGCATGCGCGGCACGCCTGCGGTCGGCGCAATGCTGAGCGGAGGGCTCGATTCCTCCTCGATCGCCTGCGTGGCGGGCCTTCAGAATGCCGCGCAGAGAAAGCCGAGGCTGCCGACGTTTTCGCTGGTGTTCGAAAAGGGTTCGCCGATGGACGAGCGGCCTTTCATCGAGGCAGTGCTTGGACAGGAGAAGGTCGACGGCACTTTGATTTCGGTCGGCAATTATGCCCCTTCGCCGAATTCGACCGCATCCTGGAGGAGCAGGAAGAAACGTTTCTTGCGCCCGGCCTGTCGCTGACCCGCGACATCTACAGGACCGCCGGCGGCAAGGGCATGAAGGTTCTGCTCGACGGCCATGGAGGCGACGAGGTGGTTTCGCAGGGCCACGGCCATCTGCACGAACTCGCCTATGCCGGCAAATGGATGGAGCTGTGGCGCGAGCTGCGCAGCGCCTCCAACACCTATGGCGATGGCATGCTCGGCCTCTACTACCAGTTCCTTACCCTTTACGGGCCGGCCTGGCGCATCGCGAGAATCAAGCGGTTCGCGAACCGCGTGCTTGGCAAATTGCGGCGCCATCCCACTGGGCGGCCGGCGACGAGCTGGCGCGCCCTGATCAATCCGGACCTGGCGATGCGTACCGACCTCGTCGAACGGTTCCGCAGGGCCGGCTACATGTCGCCCGCGGTCAGCGCCAGCGAGACCTTGACCCATCGCTGGCTGCTGTCGAACGGCATGGTGCCGCACGCCTTCGAGGTACTCGACAAGGCGGCGGCGAATTTCGGCGTCGAGCCGCGCTACCCCTTCTGGGACAAGCCTCTGGTCGAGTTCTGCCTGGCACTGCCCGGCGCGGAAAAGCTGAACCAGGGCTTTGGCCGCTCGGTGTTGCGCCGTGCCATGGAAGGAATTTTGCCCCCGGCGGTGCAGTGGCGGCGCGACAAGATCGATTTCACCTCCAATTTGGTCAAAGGCATGCTGGGCAACCACCGCGATCTCCTGGACAAGGTGCTGGTGAAAGATGCGGCGCGGATTGCCCCTTACGTCAACCTGCCTGAGGTGACCGCCGCCTATGGCCGCATTTCCAGCCAACCCGAGGCCGCGACCTTGCCCGATGTCCAGTATGTATGGCGTTCGATTTCGCTATCGTTGTGGCTGCGGCAGGTGCAACAGCGCGGGAGCCACTGATGATGCCGGCCAACATGCCACTCACCACCGATTCGATCCGCGATGCCGGCCATCCCAAGGCTCGCGCGCAACGCTTCTACAGGGCTTATGGCCTGACGATCGGTTCGCAGGTCGAATTGCCCGAGCTGGAGCCGAGCGCGCCGGCGGCGGTCGATGTGGTGATTACAGTCGGCCCGATCGACTTGCCAAAACCCTCGCCCGAGACCGGAACTGCTTTCCGCTTCGAGGCGCGGCAGCAATATCTGGCATGGCAGACGGTCGGCGCATTCCTGATTACCGATGCCTGCCGCATCGAGGTGGAGCCGGCGCCTGATGTCGACGATGCACTGCTGGCGTTTCCGCTGCTCGGTCCGGTCATGGCACTGCTCCTGCACCAGCGCGGCCTGCTCATCCTGCACGCCAGCGCCATTGCCGTCGGCGTCAAAAGCGCTGTTTTCATGGGCGACAAGGGCGCCGGGAAATCGACGACGGCGAGCGCGATGATCCGCGCCGGCCATCGCTTGCTGACCGACGATGTCGTGGCGCTCGATCTCACGGACCGGCCGATGATCGTTCCGGGTTTTCCGCAGTTGAAGCTCGCCGCTGATGCCGCCGCCGCGTTTCCCATCCGCCAGGCAGAAATACGCCCGCAGGTGCATGCGGCGATCCACAAGATGCAGCATCGCCTGCACGCCGGATTTGCGGCAGACGCGGTGCCGGCGACCCGGATCTATATCCTCGAGCGCAGCGACAAGGCAGCGATCACGCCGCTGCCAGGCATCGGCGCCCTGCCGGCAATCATCAAATTTTCCTATGTGACGCGTTTCGGCCGTCCAGCCCTGGTCGGCGATTTTGCCACGACACATCTTCGCCAATGCGCCGCCCTGGCCAGCCAGATCGGCGTCTGTCGCCTCGAAGTGCCCACCGGGCTCGACCGTATCGGCGAAGCCGTCGCCCTGATCGAAAACGATCTGGCGGCCGACAAAGGGCCGCGGTGACTGACATGTCCGCATCGCAGATCCTGCGCTTTTCGTTTTACCGCGATGTCGCCGGCTTCGGCGCCGCCATGGCCCGGATCGGCGGGCGCAGGACCTTCACGGCATTGCTGTTCCTGATCCTGGGAAGCCTGACCGAAGGCATCTCGATCCTGCTTCTGGTGCCGCTGCTGCATCTGGTCGGGCGACCCGAGCAGAATTTCGCGGTCAGGTTGCCTGACCGCGACTGGGTGCGCTGGCTGGCTCCGGACGGAACGCTGCAATTGACCACGGTGCTTTGCCTGCTGGTCGGGCTTGTCGCGCTGCAGGCAGCGTTCAACCGCTATAAATCCGTCTACATGGCGCGACTGCTGCTCGACTTCATCAATCGCCTGCGCATGAACCTGTTCGAGAGCATCGGCAAGGCGCGGTGGGGGATATTCGCGCGCATGCGCAGCTCCGATCTCGACCATGCGCTGACCGGCGATATCGACCGCGTGCAGTCGGCGGCGTTCTCGCTGCTGATGCTGGTGCAGATCGCCGTGCTTCTGGCGGGTTATCTCGTTGTCTCGCTGTTCATTTCGCCAGTGATGACGGCGTTTGCCATTGTCGTCGGCATCGTCACCTTCCTGGCACTGCAGCCGTTTCGGGCACGAGCCAGCGCCTTCGGCCGGGTCTTGACCAGCAATCGCCAGGAGCAGTACCGAACGGTCTCGGAGTTCCTCGGCGGCATCAAGGTGGCCAAGAGCCTGAATGTCGAGGCGACCTATTACGCGCAGCTTCGCGCGACGCTGGAGAAGATGAAGGCCGACAACATCAACTATGTGCGCAACAGCACCATCGGCACCGCGCTGTTCCAGGTCGCCAGCGTCATTGGTCTGAGCCTGTTCATCTATGTCGCCCTGGTCCGCTTCAACCTCTCACTGGCCGAGATCGTAGTCTTGCTTCTGGTGTTCATGCGCATCGCGCCGCGTTTCATGGACATGCAGATGCAGGCGCAGCAGGTGCTGATCAATCTGCCGGCCTATGCCTCGATGCGCGACATGCAGGCGCGTTTCGATGCCGAAAGCGAGCCGGCAAACCTCGAATCGGATGCCAAGCTGTCGCTCGATGTCGGGCTCAACATCCGCAACGTCTCCTTTGCCTATGAGGCCGGCGGCAAGCCGGTGGTGAGCGATGTGACGTTTGGCCTTCCCGCCGGCAAGGTAACGGCGCTGATCGGTCCGTCAGGCTCGGGCAAGAGCACGCTTGCCGACATGCTGCTTGGCCTGCTCGAACCGAGCGAGGGCAAAATCCTGGCCGATGGCGTCGAGATCGGCGCCGCCAACCGCCGGCGCTGGCGCGACCAGGTGGCGTATGTGCCGCAAGACGTGTTCCTGCTGCACGATACGATCGCCGCCAATCTGCGCCTTGCCGCGCCGCAAGCCAGTGACGCGGAGCTGTGGACTGCACTGCGCGCTGCGCATGGCGCCGACTTCGTCGAGCGGCTGGAGTTGCGGCTCGACACGGTGGTCGGCGACCGCGGCGTCCGGCTCTCGGGCGGCGAACGCCAGCGCATCGCGCTGGCGCGCGCGCTGCTGCGCAAACCTTCGCTGCTCATTCTCGACGAGGCGACCAGCGCGCTCGACTGGCAGAACCAGTCCCTGATCGCCAAATCGATCGACGGCTTGCGCGGATCGATGACGATCCTGACCATTGCGCACAGGCCATCGATGATCGCCTTCGCCGACTGGGTGGTTGCAGTCGAAAACGGACGAATCGTCGAAGTGGGGCAATATCAGAGGTTGAAAGCGAAGGCCGGCAGCCGCCTGTCGAAAATGCTTTCAGGCGAGCAATCGGAACCCGAGCCGGCCGAAGCAGGCTGAGTCCGGCTGCAAGATGATCCGAGGCCGACCTTGCGGCTTCAGACTGTTCAATGCACGCTGCGCCTCGCCGAGAGCTTCTCGCCTTCAACCGCCTTGTCGGCGCCGAGGCTTCTTTCGGCGTCGCGAGCCCTGTCGGCCGATGTCGGCGCGCTCCTGGCGATCATCACATACACCAGCAGGAAATAACCGATTTGGATGAGGACAGCGCAGCCGATGACGCGAAGCACCGTTGTGGTGACCGTCGCGCCGTCGACATAGGACCACGCGACCACGATCGCGAGGGCGAAAACCATTCCAATGACGAATTTTGGTAATGACATGTTCGGCGGCCCGTCAACCGGCCCGAGCATGCAAAAGCGATGACTTACCCACCCGAGTATCTCCCCATTCGCCATGCGAGCTTATTTAGCTGCTCTTTTTCGGCCGGTTGCTTCCGGCCTTCCCAACCCATCCAGACTCTATCAGGAATAATTTGCGACTCTATTAAGGCGCGAAACTGACGGCAAGGGCAACCAGCAATAATTTTCGGCTTGGCGGCGGCTTGGACTCCGCCATGCTGCGATGCACACGCAGGGGTGGTGGCCTAACTCGTCATGCGCTTTATACTACAGTAGAATCTGCAATGTTGATTAGTATTTTACTTGATTAATTTAGCAAAGCCAGTGATTCGAAAATCAGTTAAAGCCGTTCCCTCTGCGGCAAAGGACGATTTGCCCAAAACCCGCCGAAAAAAGGCATTACATTTCCTACGGTTGCTAATTATTCGTCACAAACCCGCCATAAAGGGCAAAATTTGGGCAAGGAGGGTTTATTATTTAGTCAATTCCTGACGTGACTATTTCAGCCATATGGGAAATTGTGTGTTGCGCTGCAGCATTTTTTTGGTATCGTGGCATAAACCATCCGTTCAACGTATGGAGCTTTTGCATGAGGGACGTTGCCAAGTCGGCCAATGCGGCATTTTCGCATGTCGGCGTAGATTTTCCGCCACCCATCGGCGGGCTGCTGAAGCGCAGTTTCGATATTTTCGGTTCACTTGTCGGCCTGGTGGCGCTTAGCCCGCTGTTCCTGATGGTGGCCCTTCTGGTCAAGCTTTCCGACGGCGGCTCGATCTTCTACGGCCACAAGCGCATCGGACGCGGTGGGCGGATTTTCCCCTGCCTCAAGTTCCGCACCATGGTCGAAGACGGCGAACGTGTGCTGGCCGCCTATCTCGCGGCCAATCCGGAAGCCAACGCCGAATGGATCGCGACCCGCAAGCTGAAGAACGATCCGCGCGTCACCCGCGTCGGCGCCGTTCTGCGCAAGCTCAGCCTCGACGAGCTGCCGCAGATCATCAACATCCTGCAGGGCGACATGAGCCTTGTCGGGCCTCGCCCGGTGGTGCGCGACGAGCTTGAGATCTACGGCAGCGCCGCGGTCTATTATTTGAAGTCGCGGCCGGGCCTGACCGGGCTCTGGCAGGTCAGCGGACGCAACGATGTCTCCTATGACAGTCGCGTCGCGTTCGACCGTCACTATGTCGAGAACTGGTCGCTGTTCGAAGACGTTCGCATCATCCTCAAGACCGTGCCCGCGGTGTGGATGTCGCGCGGTTCCTACTGACCGACCGCAACTGGTCAGCAATCGGGCCGGCACGGCCCGAAGCCAATCCGGTCCAAAGCTATTCGGCGATGGGCCGGTCTCGCATTGCAGCCATAGTGTTCTGCCAGGTTCCGAAGGAGGCACTCGGCAGCAGGCCTATCGGGCGGATGGGGCCAAAACGGATCGGAAACGTCAGTTGAAAACAGACATATCAGCGTATTTTCGCCTTGCCGGCCCGATGCGGCCGGCACGGCTCGTCGCCACGTGCCTCGCTCTGTCGCTCGCGGTTCCGGCCATGGCCGACGAGTACCGGCTCGGCTCGCAAGACAAGCTCAACATCCGCGTCGCCGAGTGGCAGACGGTGGAAGGCACGTTCCGTGACTGGTCGGCGGTAAACGGCGAATATTCGGTCGGTCCAGCCGGCAATTTGTCGGTGCCGTTCGTCGGCGAACTGCCGGCCGCCGGCAAGACCACGTCAGAGGTTGCGGCCGCGATCAGCGTCGCCCTGCAGCGCAAGCTTGCCTTGTCGGACAAGCCGGAAGCCTCGGTGGAAATGGTGCAGTTCCGGCCGTTCTACATCTCGGGCGAGATCCAGACGCCTGGCCAGTTTCCCTATGTGCCGGAGCTGACCGTGCTCAAGGCGATCAGCATCGCCGGCGGCATCCGGCGCAACGCCGATTTGGGCACCCAGCTCGGCAAGGACCTGATCACCGCCAAGGGCAATTTCGACATTTATGACGACCAGCGCGTGCGGTTGATCGTCAAGCGTGCCCGCATCGATGCCGATCTCGCCGGCAAGGAGAGTTTCGAGGCGCCTAAGGAAGTCGAGGGCGACCCGCGCCTGGCGACAATCGTCTCCGACGAAATGCAGATCCTGATCTCCGACCAGAAAGCGTTGAAGCTGAAGCTGCAGGCGCTTGACGATCTGAAAGGGGTCCTGCAGTCCGAAATCGAGGCGCTGCAGAAAAAGATCGTCAACCAGCAAAAGCAGGTCGACCTGGCGCAGCAGCAGGCGGACAGTATCGGTCCGCTGGCGCAAAAGGGCCTGGTCGCCAACGCACGCCTGCTTTCCTCGCAACAGTCGGTCACCGATCTGCAGGGCAAGATCCTGGACTATGAGACGGCGATCCTCACCGCCAAGCAGTCGGTCAGCAAGGCGACGCAGGATGCCATCGATGCCCAGAACACGTTGAACTCGAGACTTGCCGCCGACCGGCAGCAGGTCGAAGCAGACCTCAACGAAGCCGCACTCAGGGTCAACATGCAACAGGGCCTGATGGCCCAGGCATCGGACCCGGCCACGACCGCCGCCATCACAAACAACAATGAAGAGCCGGCGCTCATCTATTCGCTGGTGCGCGTGACGGACGGCAAGACCAGCGAGATCGACGCCAAGGAAGATACGCCGGTGCTGCCGGGCGACGTCATCAAGGTGAAGCTGGCGCCGACGGCCAGCCAGTAACCTGTTTGTTTGGAGCAATTCCGGACGGAAAACCGTTTCCCACTTTTCCCGGAATTGCTCTAGCGCTCGGGCTCGCTCGGCGAGGCCCGCGCGATGGAGGCGGGAGGAACCAGTTCGGCTCGTTCGCGCCAGGGTGCGGGCGGGAACTTCCGTTTTTCGACCGCTTGAAGGCATTCCATGCAGCCCGCCGCACCGCGCCACGTCTACCTCAATCTCGATGCCATCCGCGGCGTCGCGGCGATCAGCGTCATGCTCTACCACTTCTCGCCGTTCCTGGCCGCCGGCAAGGTGCTGCCGTCGAGCTATTTGGCCGTCGACCTGTTCTTCCTGCTCAGCGGCTTCGTCATCGCGCATGCCTATGACCGCAAGATCGAAAACGGCATGGGCGTCGGCACCTTCGTAGCGATCCGCCTGATACGCCTCTACCCGCTCTACCTCGCCGGCACGCTGCTCGGTTTCTTCTATCTCGTCGTCAAGAACCGGCTGATTCCGGCGGAATACATGCCGATCTCCGAGATCGGCACCATGCTGACGACCGGCATGTTCTTCATCCCGCTGGTCAGCGATGCCTATCACACGATCTTTCCGCTCAACCCCGCGTCGTGGTCGCTGTTCTTCGAGCTGATCGTCAACATAGCCTATGTCGCCGTCTTCTTCCTGCTGACGAAACGCGTGCTGAGCACGCTCATTGCCGTCAGTCTGGTGTTGCTGGTGGTCGTCTCTATCATCGCCGGCACCCTCGACTTCGGCATGACCGGATCGACCATCATCAGCGGCCTGCCGCGCGTCTGTTTCTCGTTCTTCCTGGGCGTGCTGCTTTGCCGGTCCATGACACGCTATCAAAGCGGGCTCGGCTTTCTGCGGCGCGGCTGGTGGATAGAGGCCGCGATCGCACTGACGCTCGTCGTCTTTGCCATCGCGCCGGCCGGCGGCGCGCGCGTCGCCTACGATCTCG
This region of Mesorhizobium sp. C432A genomic DNA includes:
- a CDS encoding glycosyltransferase family 2 protein; protein product: MSMTESRVCVIIAARNAARTIPAAIASALREPEVAEVVVVDDASTDDTAKVASAADDGSGRLSVIRLDANRGPSFARNTAIAGSKSPFISILDADDFFLQGRFRQLFASADWDFAADNIMLIRDDTATDVSKIVAPSFSADPEFLDFERFIEGNISRRRVQRGELGFLKPVISRAFLDRHGLRYDENLRLGEDYELYARAFALGARFKVIRSCGYGAIVRADSLSGRHKTQDLKRLADADLALLEIDSLPEGSKALLRKHERHVRDKYRLRNFLDVKAERGMASAAAYALASQSNFIPIVVGVAADKLDALFRHAGLSPRQQPVPPLRFLMAATNTAAQK
- a CDS encoding nucleotidyltransferase family protein, with the translated sequence MALQEGTFERLRAAGCADEVAYVQACLRLFFASRASPSAAPAPAISVADVCDIARLNKVATFMLKALSRPPAGETPPGLLEWLDTYRRRTIAMNSSGIMDSMAIDKALRGSSIDFVFLKGPLQQQLLYGDHFMKPSGDVDILVSPAGFFRARDALRSIGYEVAGKSRSVWWVRFLGEQHMVRSQGRKLSTVDLHYRLQQPGSPSPRDTEGFLRRKRALAIAGSSVPFISASDTLLLSCISVAKALFNREPCAGYVCDVRAAAGRLSEAEQQTVLDYAAEQGLADTLLLGLRAADVVLGGAGTLLSDRATRILSRIGNEDLFHMVIAPWLSSLRWPQRRTVLWELCGREPVRYLTEAGWAASADLSRRIFERESR
- a CDS encoding lasso RiPP family leader peptide-containing protein, whose protein sequence is MEQNVEKHEYETPSLTVHGSIETITQGGSGTTALDASFPAHTPVGELTFS
- a CDS encoding PqqD family protein, translated to MSASKDAVACEFGNGLALLDMRSNIYYSLNSVGAFIWELIQEPRPISEIRSAVLDRYNVDPERCKADVDGLLKGLADAGLARLHDEELV
- a CDS encoding lasso peptide biosynthesis B2 protein, which gives rise to MLFLAHCLAVVVAVRLGLTLLSYNKVRRMVTRLDAREPADIGDLRRVAWGVAAAARLVPGASCLTQALSGQYLLARQGNASKIRIGIERDTGTELKAHAWLVSGDHIVLGGSLGRFNHLVDHGQ
- a CDS encoding serine kinase, with amino-acid sequence MPANMPLTTDSIRDAGHPKARAQRFYRAYGLTIGSQVELPELEPSAPAAVDVVITVGPIDLPKPSPETGTAFRFEARQQYLAWQTVGAFLITDACRIEVEPAPDVDDALLAFPLLGPVMALLLHQRGLLILHASAIAVGVKSAVFMGDKGAGKSTTASAMIRAGHRLLTDDVVALDLTDRPMIVPGFPQLKLAADAAAAFPIRQAEIRPQVHAAIHKMQHRLHAGFAADAVPATRIYILERSDKAAITPLPGIGALPAIIKFSYVTRFGRPALVGDFATTHLRQCAALASQIGVCRLEVPTGLDRIGEAVALIENDLAADKGPR
- a CDS encoding ABC transporter ATP-binding protein, with protein sequence MSASQILRFSFYRDVAGFGAAMARIGGRRTFTALLFLILGSLTEGISILLLVPLLHLVGRPEQNFAVRLPDRDWVRWLAPDGTLQLTTVLCLLVGLVALQAAFNRYKSVYMARLLLDFINRLRMNLFESIGKARWGIFARMRSSDLDHALTGDIDRVQSAAFSLLMLVQIAVLLAGYLVVSLFISPVMTAFAIVVGIVTFLALQPFRARASAFGRVLTSNRQEQYRTVSEFLGGIKVAKSLNVEATYYAQLRATLEKMKADNINYVRNSTIGTALFQVASVIGLSLFIYVALVRFNLSLAEIVVLLLVFMRIAPRFMDMQMQAQQVLINLPAYASMRDMQARFDAESEPANLESDAKLSLDVGLNIRNVSFAYEAGGKPVVSDVTFGLPAGKVTALIGPSGSGKSTLADMLLGLLEPSEGKILADGVEIGAANRRRWRDQVAYVPQDVFLLHDTIAANLRLAAPQASDAELWTALRAAHGADFVERLELRLDTVVGDRGVRLSGGERQRIALARALLRKPSLLILDEATSALDWQNQSLIAKSIDGLRGSMTILTIAHRPSMIAFADWVVAVENGRIVEVGQYQRLKAKAGSRLSKMLSGEQSEPEPAEAG
- a CDS encoding sugar transferase — translated: MRDVAKSANAAFSHVGVDFPPPIGGLLKRSFDIFGSLVGLVALSPLFLMVALLVKLSDGGSIFYGHKRIGRGGRIFPCLKFRTMVEDGERVLAAYLAANPEANAEWIATRKLKNDPRVTRVGAVLRKLSLDELPQIINILQGDMSLVGPRPVVRDELEIYGSAAVYYLKSRPGLTGLWQVSGRNDVSYDSRVAFDRHYVENWSLFEDVRIILKTVPAVWMSRGSY
- a CDS encoding polysaccharide biosynthesis/export family protein; the protein is MRPARLVATCLALSLAVPAMADEYRLGSQDKLNIRVAEWQTVEGTFRDWSAVNGEYSVGPAGNLSVPFVGELPAAGKTTSEVAAAISVALQRKLALSDKPEASVEMVQFRPFYISGEIQTPGQFPYVPELTVLKAISIAGGIRRNADLGTQLGKDLITAKGNFDIYDDQRVRLIVKRARIDADLAGKESFEAPKEVEGDPRLATIVSDEMQILISDQKALKLKLQALDDLKGVLQSEIEALQKKIVNQQKQVDLAQQQADSIGPLAQKGLVANARLLSSQQSVTDLQGKILDYETAILTAKQSVSKATQDAIDAQNTLNSRLAADRQQVEADLNEAALRVNMQQGLMAQASDPATTAAITNNNEEPALIYSLVRVTDGKTSEIDAKEDTPVLPGDVIKVKLAPTASQ
- a CDS encoding acyltransferase; amino-acid sequence: MQPAAPRHVYLNLDAIRGVAAISVMLYHFSPFLAAGKVLPSSYLAVDLFFLLSGFVIAHAYDRKIENGMGVGTFVAIRLIRLYPLYLAGTLLGFFYLVVKNRLIPAEYMPISEIGTMLTTGMFFIPLVSDAYHTIFPLNPASWSLFFELIVNIAYVAVFFLLTKRVLSTLIAVSLVLLVVVSIIAGTLDFGMTGSTIISGLPRVCFSFFLGVLLCRSMTRYQSGLGFLRRGWWIEAAIALTLVVFAIAPAGGARVAYDLACVVFVFPALVVVGTIAPTAPRLSGLYGWLGRISYPIYIIHTPLLMIIAGAGKAAAIDPFAHHPWFGIVMAVSVIVIADIATRLYDEPLRRFLQRLMLRKRAVA